Below is a genomic region from Escherichia ruysiae.
TGCGCAGCGTCACCTGTGCGCCAAGCCATTTTTTCCATTCGGAAGACAAGGCTATCGCCGTTTTTTCATGCAGATCGTACTTGTTGTAGAACAGTTCAAAGCGTAGCGGATGAGAGGCGTCGTATCCCGCCTGTTTCAGCAAGGCTTTTGCCATCGCAACGCGCTCACCCATTGGCTTTTGCAGTTCCTCAAACGTTGGCGCACGAAACCCTTCTACCTCTGTCGGCGTCAATGTTGTTGCTGGCGTTCGTAGCCCAAGTATCTTTTGCGCGATTAGCGGCCTGTCAACCGTAAGATACAATGCCCGCCGCACACGGACATCATCAAACGGCGGTTTCCGGGTGTTGAAGTTGTAATATTCGCTGTTCAGGCGAGGGATTATCCGCAGCTCGCCAGGCAGTGATTTTTCGATTACAGGAATTTGCTGCGCCGGAACCCAGGTGAGATCAACCTCTCCCGCGCGATAGCGGTTATAACCGGTGACCGAATTATCCAGCGCCAGATACTCAACCTGCTGTAAGACAGTATGCTCGGCATCGCGGTATTCCGGATTTTTTCGGGCTGTAATCTTTTCGTTAACTACCCATTTATCAAGCACAAAAGCACCGTTGTAAACCATATGTTCTGGCTTACTCCAGCTATCGCCATACTTCGCAATCACATGATGCGGAACCGGAAACAACGTCGGCCAGGCGAGCATGGTCGTGAACCAGGGAACGGGCTGCTCAAGCGTGACTTCAAGAGTGCGGTCATCGGTAGCCTTCACACCCAGCGATGCAACATCCGCTTTGCCTGTCACAATAGCCGCTGCATTTTTAATATGCGCCTGCGCCAGATAGCCGGCAAAAGGGCTTGCCGTTTTGGGGTCAACCGCGCGCTGCCAGCCGAGGACAAAATCCTGTGCCGTTAAGGGCTGACCATCAGACCACTGTAAGCCGTGACGTAAATGGAAAACATAGCGTTTGCCGCTATCTGCCACCTCCCATGATTCGGCCTGAGCGGGTTGCACTTTGCCTTCACTGTCTATCCATACCAGACCTTCAAACAGATCCAGCACAATCTGCGCAGCAGTATTCTCCTCAACCTTTTGCGGGTCGAGCGTACCGGGGTCGCTATGATTGTTGTAACGAAAGACTTGCTGTGGGGCGAGCGGTGTGTTGGCGGGAATGTCAGCAGCATAGAGAGGAGCCGCACTTACCAGGCTGACCAGCCATAATAAATTTCGCGTATACATGGTATTCCTTACCGAAGAAATTATAAGCCCGACAACAATACGCCTGTGACATTGTTAGCTCAAACTTATCGCGAGTGATTTGGCTCACACTCCGGTAAAGATTCCCCCATCACGCCAACGGCACATAGACATCCGTTTCCAGCCGCTGCTCTGACATCCCTTCAGCCAGATTAGTGTAGTGAAACAGTATCGGCGCTTTACGTATTTTCTCGCCGCTTTCAGGCAGCCACTGACGAATGATGCCCCATACCGTGCGCGAAATATCGTCCAGTTCGCCAACGTGACGAGCCACGGCATAACGTCCTCCACCAAGCTCACTATTACTCACGCCATAACGATTCTCCGGAATCGCTTCGCTAACGCTGCCGCAGATATCAAAGCGAAACGCTTCCGGCGCGGTGCTTGTAGGATCATCCCAGGCGACGCCAAATGTCTGGCTTTGGTTAACAGGAGAAAGCCCCGTCTCTTTGCGCCACATGATAAATTTCGCCACGCTATAGTTGAGCAACTCAGGGCTACAGCGATGCGGCAACAAAGCCACGCGGGTTGAAGGGAAATTGATGATGTTCACGTCCAGTGTCAGGTTTGTCATTTTGCCTCCCTGCGAAATTATTCCCGGGAACGCGTCCCGGGAGCGGTAACAATTACGGATTCACTTTACGAATCTGTTTAACGTCGATCTCAACAGAGTTCCAGTCTTTATCAACCTCCCCCTGAATCTCAACCGTATCTTTCGGAGTCACCGTCACACCGTTCCAGCGTTTGTGGTCGATATCGACATTGATAGTACCGCTGGCATCTTTGAACACGTAGAGATCGTCAGAGATGCGTTCAACGATATTGCCGCGCAGGGTTACCCAGGTATCATCACGCAGGGATTTTGCGTTTTCTACGTTAGTTACACTGCCGTTCGGCCCCTGGAATCCTCCGGTCTGACTTTGTGTTGCCGATGGGCCAGAAAAACCACCCTGCTCTGCTGCCATAACTGGTGCGCTACACAGAGCCATTACTGCAATTACTGCTGCTAATTTTTTCATGTTTGTTACTCCCTTTAATGTCTGTTTTCGAGCATTAAACAAGATACTCCTTAACAACTTCTTAAGAAAAAAAAAGAAAATTTAGTACTGTACAGAGCACGTTACAACACGGTTTACTGGCAACGAATACAGCTATCGCAGGGATGAAAAGATGCGAATTTTACTGATAGAAGATGACATGCTGATTGGCGACGGCATCAAAACAGGTCTTAGTAAGATGGGCTTTAGTGTTGACTGGTTTACGGAAGGTCGTCAGGGAAAAGAGGCGCTTTATAGCGCACCTTATGACGCAGTAATCCTTGATCTAACCTTACCAGGAATGGATGGTCGCGATATTTTGCGCGAATGGCGGGATAAAGGTCAGCGTGAACCGGTACTGATCCTGACCGCGCGCGACGCCCTGGCGGAACGCGT
It encodes:
- a CDS encoding ABC transporter substrate-binding protein — protein: MYTRNLLWLVSLVSAAPLYAADIPANTPLAPQQVFRYNNHSDPGTLDPQKVEENTAAQIVLDLFEGLVWIDSEGKVQPAQAESWEVADSGKRYVFHLRHGLQWSDGQPLTAQDFVLGWQRAVDPKTASPFAGYLAQAHIKNAAAIVTGKADVASLGVKATDDRTLEVTLEQPVPWFTTMLAWPTLFPVPHHVIAKYGDSWSKPEHMVYNGAFVLDKWVVNEKITARKNPEYRDAEHTVLQQVEYLALDNSVTGYNRYRAGEVDLTWVPAQQIPVIEKSLPGELRIIPRLNSEYYNFNTRKPPFDDVRVRRALYLTVDRPLIAQKILGLRTPATTLTPTEVEGFRAPTFEELQKPMGERVAMAKALLKQAGYDASHPLRFELFYNKYDLHEKTAIALSSEWKKWLGAQVTLRTMEWKTYLDARRSGDFMLSRQSWDATYNDASSFLNTLKSDSEENVGHWKNAKYDALLNQAAQTTDATKRNALYQQAEEIINQQAPLIPIYYQPLIKLLKPYVGGFPLHNPQDYVYSKELYIKAH
- a CDS encoding AraC family transcriptional regulator; this translates as MTNLTLDVNIINFPSTRVALLPHRCSPELLNYSVAKFIMWRKETGLSPVNQSQTFGVAWDDPTSTAPEAFRFDICGSVSEAIPENRYGVSNSELGGGRYAVARHVGELDDISRTVWGIIRQWLPESGEKIRKAPILFHYTNLAEGMSEQRLETDVYVPLA
- the ygiW gene encoding OB fold stress tolerance protein YgiW — encoded protein: MKKLAAVIAVMALCSAPVMAAEQGGFSGPSATQSQTGGFQGPNGSVTNVENAKSLRDDTWVTLRGNIVERISDDLYVFKDASGTINVDIDHKRWNGVTVTPKDTVEIQGEVDKDWNSVEIDVKQIRKVNP